The following are encoded in a window of Arthrobacter sp. OAP107 genomic DNA:
- a CDS encoding amino acid permease has product MNLFRTKSIEQSIADADEPGRKLKRSLSTWDLMIMGVAVAVGAGIFSVGAKAAANFAGPAVTISFLVAAVTCALAIMCYAEFATAIPVAGSAYVFTYATMGEILAWIIGWNLILELFTAAAVIAKYWGIYLSKVFALMGVDMPPAISIGGVDLYWGAFLIVAVFTVLLVLGTKLSARVGNIFTLIKIGVVVFVIIVGFSYVKLSNYTPFVPASEPTANAGAADVLKQSFFGFLTGAAPAQYGTLGIFAGAALVFFAFIGFDVVATSAEEVKNPQKTLPRGIFGGLALVTLLYILVSLALTGMVSYTQLAEAESPTLTTAFEAVGNTDAAKVIAFGSLVGLTTVIMVLLMGLARVVLAMSRDGLLPRSLSRTSEKRSTPARLQIICGAAVALVAGLTNVDLLEEMINIGTLSAFVMVSLGIIVLRRKRPDLKPAFRVPFGKVIPVLSAVLCLYLMTNLAVETWIFFGIWLVVGIAIYFAYGQRHSRLNEKFAAAKAAVNGTAGNLDDRDEDDDALTKV; this is encoded by the coding sequence ATGAACCTTTTCCGGACCAAATCCATCGAGCAGTCAATAGCCGACGCCGATGAGCCCGGACGCAAGCTGAAGCGCTCCCTGAGCACCTGGGATCTGATGATCATGGGCGTCGCAGTGGCCGTCGGCGCCGGCATCTTCTCTGTGGGCGCCAAGGCCGCTGCCAACTTCGCCGGCCCCGCCGTCACCATTTCCTTCCTGGTCGCCGCCGTCACCTGCGCCCTGGCGATCATGTGCTACGCCGAGTTCGCCACTGCCATCCCGGTGGCCGGCTCCGCGTACGTTTTCACCTACGCCACCATGGGCGAGATCCTGGCCTGGATCATCGGCTGGAACCTCATCCTGGAGCTCTTCACCGCGGCCGCGGTGATCGCCAAGTACTGGGGCATCTACCTCAGCAAGGTCTTCGCCCTGATGGGCGTGGACATGCCGCCGGCCATCTCCATCGGCGGGGTTGACCTATACTGGGGCGCCTTCCTCATCGTCGCCGTCTTCACCGTGCTGCTGGTGCTCGGAACGAAGCTGTCCGCCCGCGTGGGCAACATCTTCACGCTGATCAAGATCGGCGTGGTGGTGTTCGTGATCATCGTGGGCTTCAGCTACGTGAAGCTCTCCAACTACACCCCCTTCGTCCCGGCCTCCGAACCGACGGCAAACGCCGGCGCGGCCGACGTTCTGAAGCAGTCATTCTTCGGCTTCCTGACCGGCGCCGCCCCCGCACAGTACGGCACCCTGGGCATCTTCGCCGGCGCCGCGCTGGTGTTCTTCGCCTTCATCGGCTTCGACGTGGTGGCCACCTCCGCGGAAGAGGTCAAGAACCCGCAGAAGACCCTGCCCCGCGGCATCTTCGGCGGACTGGCCCTGGTGACGCTGCTGTACATCCTGGTGTCCCTTGCACTGACCGGCATGGTCTCGTACACGCAGCTTGCCGAGGCTGAGAGCCCCACACTCACCACGGCCTTCGAGGCTGTCGGCAACACCGATGCCGCGAAGGTGATCGCCTTCGGTTCTCTCGTGGGTCTGACGACTGTGATCATGGTGCTGCTCATGGGCCTGGCCCGCGTGGTGCTGGCCATGAGCCGCGACGGCCTGCTGCCGCGCTCACTGTCCAGGACCAGCGAAAAGCGTTCGACGCCGGCCCGCCTGCAGATCATCTGCGGCGCCGCCGTTGCGCTGGTTGCCGGACTCACGAACGTGGACCTTCTCGAGGAAATGATCAACATCGGCACCCTGTCCGCCTTCGTGATGGTCAGCCTGGGCATCATCGTGCTGCGCAGGAAGCGCCCCGACCTGAAGCCGGCATTCCGCGTGCCGTTCGGCAAGGTGATTCCCGTCCTGTCCGCGGTGCTGTGCCTGTACCTGATGACCAATCTCGCCGTGGAGACCTGGATCTTCTTCGGCATCTGGCTGGTGGTGGGCATTGCCATCTACTTCGCCTACGGACAGCGGCACTCCCGCCTCAACGAAAAGTTCGCCGCCGCCAAAGCCGCGGTGAACGGCACTGCCGGCAACCTCGACGATCGGGATGAGGACGACGACGCACTGACCAAGGTCTAG
- a CDS encoding DUF2461 domain-containing protein: MSTFEGIPAAATKFYAELEENNNRNWWQAHSAVYQDSVKAPLHALLADLEPRFGPGKIFRPNRDVRFSPDKSPYKTAQGAFASYQEGVGYYLQISADGLLVGGGYHSHSPAQLVRYRNSVDAGSTGEQLQHIVDAVAAAGFAIEGEKLKTVPRGFPKDHPRAELLKHKSLSAGVILGEPEWLGSAEAEREIAARWEQLRPLVDWVGRHAAP; the protein is encoded by the coding sequence ATGAGCACATTCGAGGGCATCCCCGCCGCGGCAACCAAGTTCTACGCTGAGCTGGAGGAGAACAACAACCGCAACTGGTGGCAGGCCCATTCCGCGGTCTACCAGGATTCCGTCAAAGCCCCGCTCCACGCGCTCCTCGCTGACCTCGAGCCGCGCTTTGGTCCGGGCAAGATCTTCCGCCCCAATCGTGACGTCCGCTTCTCACCGGACAAGTCACCCTACAAGACCGCGCAGGGCGCCTTCGCCTCATATCAGGAAGGCGTCGGCTACTACCTCCAGATCAGCGCCGACGGCCTGCTGGTTGGCGGCGGCTACCACTCGCATTCACCCGCGCAGTTGGTCCGCTACCGCAATTCTGTCGATGCCGGGAGCACCGGCGAACAGCTGCAGCACATCGTGGACGCTGTCGCAGCCGCCGGATTCGCCATCGAAGGCGAAAAACTGAAAACCGTGCCGCGGGGCTTCCCGAAGGACCATCCCCGGGCCGAACTGCTGAAGCACAAGTCGCTCTCCGCCGGTGTCATCCTCGGGGAGCCCGAGTGGCTCGGCTCGGCGGAGGCGGAACGCGAGATCGCCGCCCGCTGGGAACAGCTCCGCCCGCTGGTGGACTGGGTGGGCCGGCACGCCGCCCCGTAA
- a CDS encoding catalase, with amino-acid sequence MTAISTTQSGAPVTSDAHSKAVGADGAIILTDHYLVEKLAQFNRERVPERVVHAKGGGAFGTFKTTEDISKYTKAAFLQPGVETEMLIRFSSVAGENGSPDTWRDPRGFAVKFYTSEGNYDLVGNNTPVFFIRDGIKFPDFIHSQKRLPGTHLRDADMQWDFWTLSPESAHQVTWLMGDRGLPASWREMQGYGSHTYQWINAEGERFWVKYHFKSNQGVKNITGEEAEALAGSDADFYIRDLHENIEAGNLPSWDLHVQVMPYEDAKTYRFNPFDLTKVWPHADYPLIKVGTMELNRNPENYFAQIEQATFAPSNFVPGIAASPDKMLQARIFSYADAHRYRVGTNHAQIPVNQPKNQVNNYSQDGAGRFLFNAPSVPVYAPNTFGGPAAVDTDVVGGGWENDGALTHAAHSLHAEDGDFVQAGALYREVYNDGEKARFLDTITGAVGGVKRADIKERAIQYWTNVDAELGAKLRANLGAAPLSDAEAANKIG; translated from the coding sequence ATGACTGCCATTTCAACGACCCAGTCAGGTGCGCCGGTCACGTCCGACGCGCATTCCAAGGCTGTCGGCGCTGACGGCGCGATCATCCTCACGGACCACTACCTGGTGGAAAAGCTCGCCCAGTTCAACCGCGAGCGGGTTCCGGAGCGCGTGGTGCACGCCAAGGGCGGCGGCGCTTTCGGTACGTTCAAGACCACGGAGGACATCTCCAAGTACACCAAGGCCGCATTCCTGCAGCCCGGCGTCGAGACCGAGATGCTGATCCGTTTCTCCTCCGTAGCAGGCGAGAACGGCTCCCCCGATACGTGGCGTGACCCCCGCGGTTTCGCGGTGAAGTTCTACACCTCCGAGGGCAACTACGACCTCGTGGGCAACAACACCCCGGTGTTCTTCATCCGCGACGGCATCAAGTTCCCGGACTTCATCCACTCCCAGAAGCGCCTGCCGGGCACGCACCTGCGTGACGCCGACATGCAGTGGGACTTCTGGACCCTGTCCCCCGAGTCCGCACACCAGGTTACCTGGCTGATGGGTGACCGTGGCCTGCCGGCCTCCTGGCGCGAAATGCAGGGCTACGGTTCGCACACCTACCAGTGGATCAACGCCGAGGGTGAGCGTTTCTGGGTCAAATACCACTTCAAGTCCAACCAGGGCGTGAAGAACATCACCGGTGAAGAGGCCGAAGCCCTCGCCGGCTCGGACGCGGACTTCTACATCCGCGACCTGCACGAGAACATCGAAGCCGGCAACCTGCCCTCCTGGGACCTGCACGTCCAGGTCATGCCGTACGAGGACGCCAAGACCTACCGGTTCAACCCGTTCGACCTGACCAAGGTCTGGCCGCACGCGGACTACCCGCTGATCAAGGTCGGCACCATGGAGCTGAACCGGAACCCGGAGAACTACTTCGCGCAGATCGAGCAGGCCACCTTCGCGCCGTCGAACTTCGTGCCGGGTATCGCGGCTTCGCCGGACAAGATGCTCCAGGCCCGGATCTTCTCCTACGCCGACGCACACCGCTACCGCGTGGGCACCAACCACGCCCAGATCCCGGTGAACCAGCCGAAGAACCAGGTCAACAACTACAGCCAGGACGGCGCTGGACGTTTCCTGTTCAACGCTCCTTCCGTGCCGGTCTACGCGCCGAACACGTTCGGTGGTCCGGCTGCCGTTGACACTGACGTTGTCGGTGGCGGCTGGGAGAACGACGGCGCGCTGACGCACGCCGCGCACTCCCTGCATGCTGAGGACGGCGACTTCGTCCAGGCCGGTGCGCTGTACCGTGAGGTCTACAACGACGGCGAGAAGGCCCGTTTCCTGGACACCATCACCGGTGCCGTCGGCGGCGTGAAGCGCGCCGACATCAAGGAACGCGCCATCCAGTACTGGACCAACGTTGACGCCGAACTCGGCGCCAAGCTGCGCGCCAACCTCGGCGCAGCACCGCTCTCCGACGCTGAGGCTGCCAACAAGATCGGCTAA
- a CDS encoding Fur family transcriptional regulator, with translation MTDHPERHEAWAAALRAHGRRVTKQRLAVLAAVEHHPHSPAENILAAAREELPELTAQSVYVVLGDLTDLQMLRRFEPPHSPALYETRVGDNHHHAICISCGRVEDVDCAVGHAPCLTPHWSEDSHPMTIQIADVMYQGICGECQRAQKLPANVNDK, from the coding sequence ATGACCGATCACCCGGAACGCCACGAAGCATGGGCCGCGGCCCTGCGTGCCCACGGGCGCCGGGTAACCAAGCAGCGGCTGGCGGTCCTGGCCGCCGTCGAGCATCACCCGCACTCCCCGGCGGAAAACATCCTTGCGGCTGCCCGCGAGGAACTGCCGGAACTGACGGCGCAGTCCGTGTATGTGGTGCTGGGTGATCTGACGGACCTGCAGATGCTGCGCCGTTTCGAACCTCCGCATTCGCCGGCGCTGTATGAGACGCGGGTGGGCGACAACCATCACCATGCGATCTGCATCAGCTGCGGCCGGGTGGAGGATGTCGACTGCGCTGTCGGCCATGCTCCGTGCCTCACCCCGCATTGGAGCGAGGATTCCCACCCCATGACCATCCAGATCGCGGATGTCATGTACCAGGGGATCTGCGGAGAGTGCCAGCGGGCCCAAAAACTTCCTGCAAACGTAAATGACAAGTAA
- a CDS encoding MFS transporter translates to MGKLLADITPLRESPDFRRLWLGSAVSNVGSQLTLVAVGLEVYRLTQDSLYVGLLSIFALVPLVLGGLLGGSIADSHDRRTVALLSSAVLWLTTGGLALQAWLEVGNVWLLYALVAVQSGAQAINQPARSAIIPALLRKELLPAANALNMVTFGLGMTAGPLFAGVLVASVGFGWTYTLDVVSFVFAFWALLKLPPMPPGEQAGRAGMRSVVEGFRFLGTRPNLRMTFILDLVAMILAQPRAVLPAIGALMIGGGETTVGILLAAVAVGAFLAGLFSGPLGAVRRQGTAVVWSVMGWGASFAAFGLVVVLAGRSGSGGVTFWLIPAALCCALAGIADSVSAVFRTTILQAATPDHLRGRLQGVFIVVVAGGPRLGDMLAGGGTKILSEGWVLLLGGLLCIVVAWLVARWQSGFLKYDARNPVP, encoded by the coding sequence GTGGGAAAACTTCTGGCCGACATCACTCCGCTGCGCGAAAGCCCTGATTTCCGGCGGCTCTGGCTGGGGTCGGCGGTGTCCAACGTGGGCAGCCAGCTCACGCTGGTCGCCGTTGGTCTGGAGGTGTACCGGCTCACCCAGGACAGCCTGTACGTCGGGCTGCTCAGCATCTTTGCCCTGGTTCCGCTCGTCCTGGGCGGCCTGCTGGGCGGGTCCATTGCCGATTCCCATGACCGCCGCACGGTGGCCCTTCTGTCGTCCGCGGTGCTGTGGTTGACCACCGGCGGTCTCGCCCTCCAGGCATGGCTGGAGGTGGGCAATGTGTGGCTGCTGTATGCACTCGTAGCCGTGCAAAGCGGTGCCCAGGCGATCAACCAGCCGGCCCGCAGCGCCATCATTCCCGCGCTGTTGCGGAAGGAGCTCCTGCCGGCCGCCAACGCGCTGAACATGGTGACGTTCGGGCTGGGCATGACGGCGGGGCCGCTGTTCGCCGGCGTCCTGGTGGCCAGTGTGGGCTTCGGGTGGACGTACACGCTGGACGTCGTCAGCTTCGTCTTTGCCTTCTGGGCCCTGCTCAAGCTTCCGCCCATGCCGCCCGGCGAACAAGCGGGCCGGGCCGGGATGCGGTCCGTGGTGGAGGGCTTCCGCTTCCTGGGCACACGGCCCAACCTGCGGATGACGTTCATCCTCGACCTCGTCGCCATGATCCTCGCCCAGCCGCGGGCGGTGTTGCCGGCCATCGGTGCACTCATGATCGGCGGCGGGGAAACCACGGTGGGCATCCTGCTGGCCGCCGTGGCGGTGGGGGCCTTCCTTGCCGGCCTCTTTTCCGGGCCGCTCGGCGCGGTGCGGCGGCAGGGGACCGCCGTCGTCTGGTCGGTCATGGGGTGGGGCGCCTCGTTTGCGGCGTTCGGCCTCGTGGTGGTGCTGGCCGGGCGGTCGGGCTCCGGCGGCGTGACCTTCTGGCTGATCCCGGCAGCCCTCTGCTGCGCCCTGGCGGGAATTGCCGACTCTGTGAGTGCCGTCTTCCGCACCACCATCCTGCAGGCCGCGACCCCGGACCACCTCCGCGGCCGGCTTCAGGGGGTCTTCATCGTGGTGGTCGCCGGAGGGCCGCGGCTGGGCGACATGCTGGCAGGCGGCGGCACTAAAATTCTTAGTGAGGGCTGGGTCCTGCTGCTGGGCGGCCTCCTGTGCATCGTGGTGGCCTGGTTGGTGGCGCGGTGGCAATCCGGCTTCCTCAAGTACGACGCGCGGAACCCGGTTCCGTAG
- the htpX gene encoding zinc metalloprotease HtpX, whose translation MHNHHNGLKTAALFGVLWAILLGLGALIAASTRSSAPILIMALIGIGTTAYGYWNSDKIALRSMQAYPVTEAQAPQLYQMVRELSARANQPMPRIYVSPTMAPNAFATGRNPQNAAVCCTEGILQLLTPRELRGVLGHELMHVYNRDILTSSVAAAVAGVITSVGQMLLFFGGGDRRNSNPLALIAMALLAPLAASLIQVAISRTREYDADEDGSQLTGDPLALASALRKIHQGVQAAPLPQDQRLVNASHLMIANPFRGGGLSKLFATHPPMQDRISRLERMAGRPLS comes from the coding sequence GTGCACAATCACCACAACGGACTGAAAACCGCCGCGCTCTTCGGCGTGCTGTGGGCGATCCTGCTGGGCCTGGGCGCCCTCATCGCCGCCAGTACCCGCAGCTCGGCGCCGATCCTGATCATGGCGCTGATCGGCATCGGCACCACGGCCTACGGCTACTGGAACAGCGACAAGATCGCGCTCCGCTCCATGCAGGCCTACCCTGTCACCGAAGCCCAGGCACCGCAGCTGTACCAGATGGTCCGGGAGCTCTCCGCCCGCGCGAACCAGCCGATGCCGCGGATTTACGTCTCGCCCACCATGGCGCCCAACGCCTTCGCCACCGGCCGGAACCCGCAGAACGCGGCCGTCTGCTGCACGGAGGGGATCCTGCAGCTCCTCACCCCGCGGGAACTCCGGGGCGTCCTCGGCCATGAGCTCATGCACGTCTACAACCGCGACATCCTGACCTCGTCCGTGGCCGCAGCGGTAGCGGGCGTCATCACCTCGGTAGGGCAGATGCTGCTGTTCTTTGGCGGCGGGGACAGGCGCAACTCGAACCCCCTCGCCCTCATCGCGATGGCACTCCTGGCGCCGCTGGCCGCGTCCCTGATCCAGGTGGCCATCTCGCGCACCAGGGAGTACGACGCCGACGAGGACGGTTCACAGCTCACCGGCGATCCGCTGGCACTCGCGTCCGCCCTGCGCAAGATCCACCAGGGCGTGCAGGCCGCACCGCTCCCGCAGGACCAGCGGCTGGTCAACGCCTCACACCTGATGATCGCCAACCCGTTCCGCGGCGGCGGGCTCAGCAAGCTGTTCGCGACGCACCCGCCGATGCAGGACCGCATCAGCCGCCTGGAGCGGATGGCGGGCCGGCCGCTCAGCTGA